The following are encoded together in the Cicer arietinum cultivar CDC Frontier isolate Library 1 chromosome 2, Cicar.CDCFrontier_v2.0, whole genome shotgun sequence genome:
- the LOC101506256 gene encoding uncharacterized protein — MYNRLLPGRKAYTFEFLKGVEEFIQFACLQDKYLNEGVIRCPCKLCKNENHLTPDVVNVHIHQKGFTPNYWEWTSHGEEVCHVHDNDDNETYMDVSDSSSSHQQCYDHDDRHQDIVYDAAGLNREQHCPQNQEEPPNMEANQFYKMLNSAQQPLWPGCKNTTELSASITMLGLKSKHNMSHACFDDVMKFMKESSHPENIIPSNFRETKKLVAGLGLSKIKIDCCIDGCMLYYKDDINLKECKFCNGPRYKANNVHKRHSKDVPRKRLHYLPLTPRLQRLYASPRSAEHMRWHFENRREEGVLCHPSDGEAWKHFDQVYPGFASEPRNVRLGLCADGFTPFSQSATPYSCWPVIVTPYNLPPELCMMTPYMFLSLIIPGPHSPKGKIDVYLQPLIDELQQLWNDGVVTYDASKRQNFQLRAALMWTINDFPAYGMLSGWSTAGRLACPTCKENSKAFSLKHGRKTSWFDCHRQFLPDNHAFRRNKVAFYKNRIDKNEHPPILSGEQVWEKVYGIPKITDTRQCIVPGYGILHNWTKRSIFWDLPYWRHNLLRHNLDVMHIEKNVMECLLLIAFCALPEPIWKPLTELSQFFRDLCSTTLREVGLNKRTHQDHVIQTLSIFENLHGETSGKCSDRWLNDKELAAAQLHVLLNCIEVKQFIE; from the exons ATGTATAACAGACTTCTCCCCGGTCGAAAAGCATATacatttgagtttttaaaagGTGTCGAAGAATTTATTCAATTTGCTTGTCTGCAAGACAAATATTTGAATGAAGGTGTAATAAGATGTCCATGTAAGTTGtgtaaaaatgaaaatcatttgACCCCAGATGTAGTTAACGTTCACATTCATCAAAAGGGTTTTACACCCAACTATTGGGAATGGACATCCCACGGAGAGGAAGTCTGTCATGTTCATGATAACGACGACAATGAAACATACATGGATGTGTCTGATAGTAGTAGTAGTCACCAACAGTGTTATGATCATGATGATAGACACCAAGACATAGTGTATGATGCTGCTGGCCTTAATCGTGAGCAACATTGTCCTCAAAATCAAGAGGAACCTCCAAATATGGAAGCTAACCAGTTTTATAAAATGTTGAATTCTGCTCAACAACCACTATGGCCTGGATGTAAAAATACAACAGAGTTGTCTGCCTCTATTACAATGTTGGGTTTAAAATCTAAGCACAACATGTCACATGCTTGTTTCGATGACGTGATGAAGTTTATGAAGGAGTCAAGTCACCCTGAGAATATAATTCCATCAAACTTTAGGGAAACAAAGAAACTTGTTGCCGGACTCGGTTTATCCAAGATCAAGATAGATTGTTGCATTGATGGGTGTATGCTTTATTATAAAGATGACATAAATTTGAAGGAATGCAAATTTTGTAATGGGCCTCGATATAAAGCAAATAATGTACATAAGAGACACTCTAAGGACGTTCCTCGCAAGAGATTGCATTACTTGCCTCTCACCCCTCGCTTGCAAAGATTATATGCTTCTCCGAGATCTGCAGAGCACATGAGGTGGCACTTTGAAAATCGTAGAGAAGAAGGTGTGTTGTGTCATCCTTCAGACGGAGAagcatggaaacactttgacCAAGTATATCCTGGATTTGCCTCAGAACCTCGAAATGTTAGACTTGGTCTGTGTGCTGATGGCTTCACCCCTTTTAGCCAATCAGCCACACCATATTCTTGTTGGCCAGTAATTGTCACACCATATAACCTACCTCCCGAGCTATGTATGATGACGCCTTATATGTTCTTGTCCTTGATCATTCCAGGTCCACACAGTCCAAAAGGTAAAATTGATGTGTATTTGCAGCCGCTTATAGATGAGTTGCAACAATTGTGGAATGATGGTGTAGTAACATATGATGCTTCAAAGAGGCAAAATTTTCAATTGAGAGCTGCATTAATGTGGACAATAAATGATTTTCCAGCCTATGGTATGTTGTCTGGGTGGAGTACTGCTGGAAGATTAGCATGTCCGACATGCAAGGAAAATTCAAAAGCTTTTTCATTGAAACACGGAAGGAAAACGTCTTGGTTTGATTGCCACCGTCAATTTTTACCTGATAATCATGCATTTAGGAGAAACAAGGTTGCCTTTTACAAGAATAGAATTGATAAAAATGAGCATCCTCCTATCTTAAGTGGTGAACAAGTGTGGGAAAAGGTTTATGGAATTCCCAAGATAACTGACACGAGGCAATGCATTGTTCCTGGCTACGGAATTTTGCACAATTGGACCAAAAGAAGCATATTTTGGGATTTGCCTTATTGGAGACACAACCTATTGAGGCATAATCTTGATGTTATGCATATAGAGAAGAACGTGATGGAATGTCTACTTCTAATAGCTTTTTGTGCTCTTCCTGAACCAATATGGAAACCCTTAACTGAACTCAGTCAATTCTTTAGAGATTTATGTTCAACAACGTTGCGAGAAG TTGGCCTAAATAAGAGGACTCATCAAGACCATGTGATACAAACTTTGTCTATCTTTGAAAATTTACATGGCGAAACAAGTGGAAAATGCAGTGATAGGTGGCTTAACGATAAAGAATTGGCGGCTGCCCAATTGCATGTTCTCTTAAATTGCATTGAGGTTAAGCAATTCATTGAGTaa
- the LOC101506582 gene encoding uncharacterized protein isoform X1: MYRMYVQSLKSIYGDLNDNVIDTQIEVDFPRWFQEYVTKNHKLRMQNPDLYDLARGPLRLAKSWPIYHVNGYQFNTTSWGEGKITYNSGVCVKGIGQGETSSDYYGVVSEILEFEWRSQATRKLILFYCDWFDPSSRGMRIHNQYKIVEVRKGRKYGKFDPFIFPKSATQVYYSPYPGRQKVDWLVVMKTKPRGVVDDRHTLEVAFQVQESEVNATIEDDPIDNLQDDSVYGEEVDLHMMQDDEDEEDDFSDDGEDEDQEDDDSIE, encoded by the exons atgtaTAGGATGTATGTACAAAGTTTGAAAAGTATATATGGAGATCTCAATGACAATGTCATTGATACACAAATAGAAGTTGACTTTCCGCGATGGTTTCAAGAATAT GTGACAAAGAATCACAAACTTAGGATGCAAAACCCTGACTTGTATGACTTGGCAAGAGGACCCTTGAGACTAGCAAAGTCATGGCCTATTTATCATGTGAATGGATACCAATTCAACACAACTTCTTGGGGTGAAggcaaaataacatataatagtGGAGTATGTGTTAAGGGAATTGGTCAAGGTGAAACCTCAAGTGATTATTATGGTGTTGTTTCCGAGATTCTAGAATTTGAATGGCGAAGTCAAGCAACACGAaagctaattttattttactgtgATTGGTTCGACCCTTCAAGTCGTGGAATGAGGATACATAATCAATACAAGATTGTAGAAGTACGAAAAGGGAGAAAATACGGTAAATTTGATCcttttatttttccaaaatctGCAACTCAAGTTTACTATTCACCTTATCCTGGGCGCCAAAAAGTTGATTGGTTGGTAGTTATGAAGACAAAGCCGAGAGGGGTTGTTGATGATAGACATACTTTAGAAGTTGCTTTTCAAGTGCAAGAATCAGAAGTTAATGCAACAATTGAAGATGACCCAATTGATAACTTACAAGATGATTCAGTTTATGGTGAAGAAGTTGATTTGCATATGATGCAAGATGAtgaggatgaagaagatgatttcaGTGACGATGGTGAAGATGAAGATCAAGAGGATGATGATTCTATTGAATAG
- the LOC101506582 gene encoding uncharacterized protein isoform X2 has product MYVQSLKSIYGDLNDNVIDTQIEVDFPRWFQEYVTKNHKLRMQNPDLYDLARGPLRLAKSWPIYHVNGYQFNTTSWGEGKITYNSGVCVKGIGQGETSSDYYGVVSEILEFEWRSQATRKLILFYCDWFDPSSRGMRIHNQYKIVEVRKGRKYGKFDPFIFPKSATQVYYSPYPGRQKVDWLVVMKTKPRGVVDDRHTLEVAFQVQESEVNATIEDDPIDNLQDDSVYGEEVDLHMMQDDEDEEDDFSDDGEDEDQEDDDSIE; this is encoded by the exons ATGTATGTACAAAGTTTGAAAAGTATATATGGAGATCTCAATGACAATGTCATTGATACACAAATAGAAGTTGACTTTCCGCGATGGTTTCAAGAATAT GTGACAAAGAATCACAAACTTAGGATGCAAAACCCTGACTTGTATGACTTGGCAAGAGGACCCTTGAGACTAGCAAAGTCATGGCCTATTTATCATGTGAATGGATACCAATTCAACACAACTTCTTGGGGTGAAggcaaaataacatataatagtGGAGTATGTGTTAAGGGAATTGGTCAAGGTGAAACCTCAAGTGATTATTATGGTGTTGTTTCCGAGATTCTAGAATTTGAATGGCGAAGTCAAGCAACACGAaagctaattttattttactgtgATTGGTTCGACCCTTCAAGTCGTGGAATGAGGATACATAATCAATACAAGATTGTAGAAGTACGAAAAGGGAGAAAATACGGTAAATTTGATCcttttatttttccaaaatctGCAACTCAAGTTTACTATTCACCTTATCCTGGGCGCCAAAAAGTTGATTGGTTGGTAGTTATGAAGACAAAGCCGAGAGGGGTTGTTGATGATAGACATACTTTAGAAGTTGCTTTTCAAGTGCAAGAATCAGAAGTTAATGCAACAATTGAAGATGACCCAATTGATAACTTACAAGATGATTCAGTTTATGGTGAAGAAGTTGATTTGCATATGATGCAAGATGAtgaggatgaagaagatgatttcaGTGACGATGGTGAAGATGAAGATCAAGAGGATGATGATTCTATTGAATAG